The stretch of DNA CAGATGAAAGAGACAGGCCAATTAATCAAGAGTAGCCATTTTCCTGGCCCAGCAGCCTCTTCCAGAGTTAAAACAAAGACCAACCATTGCTAGACCTTTTTGTTTCGGGGCCTCCCTGAATTTAATGCTTGTTAACCCCTAAGGACTCCTGAAACATTTGCTGTCCAAAGGTCCATAGCCAAACTTGGCATGCCTCCGATGAAGTAATGCCATACCTGTCCATCTGTCTGGCCTCTTGCTTTACAATATTTGGAGTAAAAATGCATGCCGTATAACTTTTTGTGACATTGTTTAGAAAGCAGCCATTTGTATGTGTCAAAATGAAGTGCAAATCACCCCTCCAGTCAGCAGAAGTGTGATTTTCTTTCTCAATAGATATTTTGCAATGCATGCTTGTTATGATTGCTACTCAGATGCGCATCGTCCTGTTCCTCTGGAAGAAAGCGCAATGTAATGGAATACATCACAGGAGCCATTATGTACAGATGGCATCCAACCCATCATTTTGTGTAGTGCCTCTGTCTGTAGTGCAGATATCTGGACCAGTTATAGTCCAAtgtgccagcatggtgtagtggttaagaagggtggactcgtaatctggtgaaccgggttcgcttccccgctcctccacatgcagctgctaggtgaccttgggctagtcccacttctctgaagtctctcggcctcactcacctcacagagtgtttgttgtgggggaggaagggaaaggagattgttagccactttgataCTCCTTAAGGggaaactcctcctcctcctcttccaaactTGCTCAGCTGCTGAGAAAGAGGCAAAGTGCTGGtgcctattttctttttttacttcacAGTGTTGAGAGACGGATCAAGAGGCTTGGGGCCAATGGAGGAGACATTCCATGACATGTGTAGCTGCTGCTGTAATTGCTGTATGTGTCTTCCACACACAAGAGAAAGGCAGGCCTTTGAGACCTGACTTGGGGAAGTTCTACTGGGAGTTGTGGAGGGGGAGTTAAACACACCTCTGTGGTTATAAGCAACAGCCACGCAGAGTGCAGTGAATCAATGGGAACCTTAGAAGCCCCCAAAACATATTGTTGCACACCTACCCAAATCTCTGAGCATTCCAGTTCAGTCTCCCTGGAATGAGTGTAAATGGAGATCTTGAAATCTACAACCTAGTGGGGCTCACAGGATTAAGACTCCAGCAGATATTGCCCCCACCTTTGGTTCCCAGAAAAGCCTCAGGCCACAGCCTTGGGGTCCATCACAAATCCAGACTTGTCTCTGTCTCTCCTGCTTCCATTATCAGCTGAAACTCAAACACAGCTCTCCACTCCTTGGCTATAGATCTCCATCCTAGGATGGCATGAGACCTGGCCAGGTGGCAACAGAGCACATTCTGAGAGCCCAGAGGAGACACCCAGAAAGTATAGAACAGCAGCTGCATCAAATCAAAGCAGCAACTGGGGAGGCAGCTTGagtggtggttgtggtggggtttaaccctttcctcccaaaCATTTTACTTGATCTAAATTGCCCTCAGAAGCTGCCAGCAGTGTctatttcctcccccaccccagaaagaAACGTCCAAACCACAGCACAGGGGTGCAAGTAAAGTGATGGAACAGAAATCACAAAGACAAACGTAAGCTCAGAATTGCTaaaaattcaatttttatttaaaatggcaaatgcccTCAGATAATGGCAAACACCATCAGATAACACCAGATAATGATCCCTCCTTCATCACTGACCACACACATAAATCTGGTTTGGGAAGAGGTTTCATGAGAAGTGAATGAGTGGTGGGAACACATCCACATGTTCAACCAGGACGTCCGCTAGATGGAAAAGAAGATAAGAGAAGTGAGTCTTCCTTACAACCAGGTCCAGACTCATCACCAGGCATCCTTAGACAGCTAATGCCCCCTCCCATGCCCTGGCAAAGCCCAGTGGGGCTGCTACCCACccccaacacccccacccccattgtcaGACCATTGGGAGTCACTGGCCTCCACCACTTGGAGTCAGCATCCCCATAGCATCTGGGAACAGCTGTTCACTCTCCACCTTGCTTGGGGGCTTGGATGCAGGGCTGGGATTCCAGCCTGAGGCAGGTGTGTTACAGCAAAGAAGTGAGCCCTCCTCAGACCCCAGTAAGGCTGCCAAGGATGGCTTTGGTGTAGAGAGTGAGCCCTGTGGGTTTGTTCTATGTTTGCAGAATGGAGAACTTGCCTTCGTTGATGGTATTGAATAACTCAGACACCGCCGGCGTAAGAATTCTATTTATTGCCTCTCCCTGTAGAGAGCAAAAAAGCCTGAATCAGGTCCTTTATATTACCCAAAAAGCAATTACAAGAGAACTCCAAAGCAGCTGCTGAACCCTACTCCCTTGGCTCCAAGAACCTCTGTGGGCTCTGCTGCCTATTAGGTGGAGGCCAAAGGCCAGCACCAAAGAAGAGGGCAAAAAAATCCACCTGAATAATCCTGGACATACTGGAAGACCATGTTACCTCTCTGCCTGATACTAAGCTTGGATATCACTTTTCTTGAGACAGTCTTTTTAAAGCCACTTTGAGAAACTACTCTGGGCCATTAAACACATACTTACAGTCATGTTGTTGAATTTTAATGCATACGCCAGCAATTCACGGATGGTGCTGGTAGCCAGCGCCCTTTCCTGCTGATCTTCTTCATTGAAGTAAAAGGTCAGCGGCTGTGGGAGGAAAAAGCACCATAGTATCAGGGGGCTGGTTTCAGGTAGAGAGGCAAGCTACCACTTCCACCAAGGAGTGCACCCAGGTGGAGACTGAAGAAAGGGCCTTGACAACCTTGTCTGAGGGCCTGCCCTTCCCCAGCATGTCAGGAGACACCCATGTTCTGGGTTTGTGATGCTGCCTGATCAAGCTTTTATGCCAGCAGGCTCTTGTGAAATGAATCAATATGCTCGTCCCAccaaaacacttacttccaggagGCATGACAGAGTTGCAATGGTTGGGGACTCAGTCAGCAGGCGCCTGACCATTCCATAAAACTGCTGCTTAAGGTCCTGTCAGTGAAAACCATTTTCACAAAGGTTCACGGGAGGAGATGATGTGGAaagacattggggggggagaTAGATAACAGATTTTTAGCACTGGATAAGAGGGAGTGTGCTACTGAAGCAAACTGACAGAATAGAGACAAAGGCCAGCTTCAAATGAGACTAAGAGTTTTCACTCAAGGACAAATAATGAGGCAAAAATTCACTTTCTGAATGGAGATGACATTTAAAAGAATTCTTGTGTGATATAGCTGGAAACCAGTGGAACCAAAAGCATTATCTGTGTATCTAAGCTTATGGCCGCGTTGAAAAATTAGTAAGAAATTAAAAGATGTGCAAATATTTCAGGAGATAAATTGAACCAGTAGAAGTCAAGAGTAATGATCAAAGCTACAAAGAATTTACCTCCTTTTCAGCATCGTTCAGTCCATAAGTGTGAGCAATCGGATAGAGCATCCCACGGACAATGGCCGATTTCTTACTTGCCATATATGCAGGTTTCAGGAAGCTGTCATGATGAAGAAAGAAATAAGATAAGGCCAGTGGTTTGTTTCCAGGGGTGTTGGGAGCACCACCCCCACTGATTTGGGACCTCTGGAGACTGTACATTCAAAGTCTCCATGACCCACTGAGGAACTAACCCCATCCATGATTGACCCATCAAGTTCCAGCTTCCTTCAAGGAAGGgatgagatttgggggggggatacatctAGCCCTAGAAGCATAACGGCCACcagtgatttttcttttctttttcagagatAGAAGCGTCCGTTGCCACAACCTACCTACCCTGTCAACTTGCTGTCAAGCTCAAGATGACACTCTTGGCCCATTTGTTCAGTCACTGCTATTtccctgcatttttattcttttcactCAATCTAAATTGCCAGCCACTGGCTGCCCCTTCCTCAATCaagcaggtctctctctctctctctctctctctctctctctctctctcacacacacacacacacacacacacacaccacttctaaaaatacacacacacagtgccaacCTCAGGCAGATTATGTTCTCCATTCCCATTTTCAATATTTTGGCAGGATTCGGAAACTGGGTCCATCTCTCCATGATGTCCTGAAAAGAGTTCAAAGAGCAGAAGAGCAAAGTTAGTTCCCCATGGAATTCAGGGGGGCTGCTCCAGCCCAAGACTCAGGGGTTGACTTTGGTTGCAGTTGGATTGCCTGCCCCAAATGCCtgcaaattcttcttctttgccagACCCACAAACTTCCTTTTCACAGACTATTGCCCAAACCCCAGTCCACCTCCCCACTGGATTTCTCATCCTGAACCTCACTCACCATAATAGCCACAACCGTGGCATCTTTATGATACACCACTCTATCCTGGCTCACATTATAGATGTAGTCGCATAAGTAGCGAACacagaagaggaaaaaataatcCTTGCCGAGATCCTAAAAGTGGGAAAAGTCAGGCTTTTAATCAGGAAAGGACTTCCCTAGACTACAGAATTGTAAAAGCCATGGGTGCAAAAGGGGTTGCTTCTGATCCCAGGAGACAAACACCAAAGTGGGCATTTCTCTGGGCTGGTGGGGGAGAGGCaaaggcaggggcagaggaagagagTGCGATGGGGGTGGGCCgtcctgggtgtcaccactgaggggtgtgacaaaatgccaggcagcactcaccacagggcctgcagtgcgcctgagccacatatctctcctgggagagatgcagtggcttgggcgcacaCATGCTTCACTGCCAAAactgtctgcccgctgcctccccccgaGCTGTAGGGTGGCTCGCCCTGTCCTCGCCCTGCCCCTGTGGGCAGttcaccccacccctgggcgccccaccccaggcacccgagcggcttcctTTGCTGCTAGGCATGGAACCTTCTGTGCCAATGTGTTTTGTACTTGGTGTATACTCCTACTTCCACTGATACTAACCAGCAGAGTTTGGTCAATGTCATCCGCCTGCATTTCTGCAATGAATAGAGGATGAAATGATGTGAAAAAAGGTTCATAGATCTCTTTGCATTATTCACATGGATTATTGTAGCACCTTCTTAATGAGCTTCTTGCCTCCACTCTTAGGCCTCTTCATTCTGGCCTCAACCTTTACAAAGCTGGCCTTCTTCCCTTCACTCCTTCTGCTGCTCCTCGGACCCTTCTCTGAGCAAGGACCTCACCCATCATCTGGTTACCCTTCAGATGACCCTCTCTGCTGCCCGCCTGCATCCCCCCAATCCCCTCATATCTCCCCTTCACTTTGGCCAAGCCCccatcccccttccctctctcctgcttgtcactcttttctttctttaatgtgTTGTGGCTTTATTCTGCACTGTAAGGCTGGTGGTGTATAAAATGGCATGTGGAGTGGAgagactggagagagagagagaggcttcttCCCTGTCTCGCAATGCCAGTGCCCAATGGGGTCATGCAGTGAAACTGATGAGTGGAAGATTACAAGCAGACCAGAGGAAGGATGGAACTCCCTGTCACTAGATAAGGGGATGGCTGCCATATGGGACAGATTAGAGAAATTTGTGACAAATAAGGTCATTGGCAGCTAAATATTTCCCCCAGGAGAAGAGGCAGCATGTCTCTCAATAGCACGGTTTCTGTTGTGGACtttgcccaaaacatctggttggcc from Zootoca vivipara chromosome Z, rZooViv1.1, whole genome shotgun sequence encodes:
- the LOC118084299 gene encoding uncharacterized protein LOC118084299 → MPYCNCPALNTHKAYCLGIAEVTPLRISSKKMQADDIDQTLLDLGKDYFFLFCVRYLCDYIYNVSQDRVVYHKDATVVAIMDIMERWTQFPNPAKILKMGMENIICLSFLKPAYMASKKSAIVRGMLYPIAHTYGLNDAEKEDLKQQFYGMVRRLLTESPTIATLSCLLEPLTFYFNEEDQQERALATSTIRELLAYALKFNNMTGEAINRILTPAVSELFNTINEADVLVEHVDVFPPLIHFS